Genomic window (Gelria sp. Kuro-4):
CCTACGACCTGCGCCTGGTGGAGGGGCCGGCGGGCCTGGTTTCCGTGGACAGCCGCGTGCCCAACCGCCTGGTGGCCCGGGCGCTGGCGGCCGGGGCCTGGCCTGCGTTTGCCGCCTATTCCAGCGTCAAGGCCGAGCCGCGCTCCAGGCACGGCCGCTTTGACTTCCTGCTCCGGGGCGCGGGGCTTCCGGATTGCTTCATCGAAGTCAAAGGCTGTACCCTGGTGAAGGAGGGTACAGCTCTTTTTCCCGATGCACCCACCGCCCGCGGCGCCCGCCACCTGCGCGACCTGGCGGCGCTTGCCTTGAGCGGCAGCCGGGCCGCGGCCCTCTTCATCGTGCAGCGCGCCGATGCCCGCTGCTTTCGGCCCCACGCGCGGCTGGACCCGGAATTTGCCGCCGCCTGCTGGGAAGCGTCCACCGCGGGAGTCGAGCTGCGGGCCTTTCGCTGTTCGGTGACCCGTGCGGCTATCACGCTCATCGAAGAAATACCGGTTGTCCTGGGGCGGGCGCAATGAATCGCGCCCCTGCGGGCGGCGGCAGGAATCGGGGCGACGGGCGTCTAAAACATTCAGAGGTAGAGCGTCAGGTCTGCGCCGGGAGGTTCGCTGCGGCGGTACGGCCCGCGTTGGGGTAGCAGGGCAGGTAGGTTGGAATTCTCACGTCGGGCGCGATACCTGACCCAATAATGGTAAAGCGTCAGGTCTGCGCCGGGGGGTCCGCCGCGGCGGTGCGGCCCGCGTCGGGCCGGCAGGGTAGGTAGGTTGAACTCCTTGCGTCGGGCGCGATACCTGACCCAATGGTGGTAAAGCGTCAGGTCTGCGCCGGGGGGTCCGCTGCGGCGGTGCGGCCCGCGTCGGGCCGGCAGGGTAGGTAGGTTAAACTTCTTGCGGCGGGCGCGATACCTGACCCAATAATGGTAGAGCGTCAGGTCTGCGCCGGGGGTCCGCCGCGGCGGTGCGGCCCGCGTCGGGCCGGCAGGGTAGGTAGGTTGAACTTCTTGCGGCGGGCGCGATACCTGACCCAATGGTGGTAAAGCGTCAGGTCTGGAAGCTTAAGGGGGTACCGGGGATGGGAGATAAGGCCAGCGTGCGCTTTATTCTCGGGCGGGCGGGAGCAGGCAAAACCTACACCTGCCTTAAAGCCATCGAAGGGGAGCTTTTGCGCGCGGGCGAGGACGGCCCGCCCCTCATCCTCCTGGTACCGGAGCAGGCAGCCTTCCAGATGGAGTACGAACTTTTGGCTCGGGGGCAAATAGCGGCCACAGCCCGCGCCCAGGTGCTGAGTTTCCGCCGCCTTGCCCGCCGTGTGCTGGGGGAGGTGGGCGGCGGCGCGCGGCCCTGGCTGGGCGAGCTGGGCAAGCGCATGGTGCTGCGCGCCCTCATCCAAAGGCACCGGGGTGAGCTGCGCCTCTTCGCCAAAAGCGCCGCCACAGCCGGGTTCACCGAGCGCCTGGCCGGGACGCTGGCGGAGCTCAAGCTCTACAACATTTCCCCGGAAATGTTGGGCCGGCGCCTGGCAGCGCTCACCGCGGCAGGGATGGGGGAGAGCCCGCTGGCGGGCAAGCTCCACGACCTGGCCCTCCTTTACCGGGAGCTGGAGGACTTCCTGGCTCCCCGCTACACCGACCCGGAGGGCTACCTAACTTTCCTGGCTGCCCGCCTGCCGCAGGCGCCTTCGCTGCAGCAGGCGCGGGTGTGGGTCGACGGCTTCAGCGGCTTCACCCCTGAAGAGTTCCAGGTACTGGCCGCCCTTTTGCAGACAGCGGCGCGCGTGGAGGTGACCCTGTGCCTGGACGCCGGGGAACTCAACCGGCCCCTTGTGGAGACGGACCTTTTTCACCCCACGCGGGAAACGTACGTCAAACTGCGCGACCTGGCGGTCGCGGCCGGGGCGCGCCTGGAGCCGCCGCTGGTCCTGGATGATCCTCAGGCCCTGCCCCCGCGCTTTGCCCACGCCCGCGAGCTGGCCCACCTGGAGCGCTGCTTTTTCCGCTACCCCACCGCCGCCTGGTCGCGGCCGGCACCCGGCCTCTCCCTGGTGGCGGCGGCCAACCGGCGCACGGAAGTGGAGGCAGCGGCGCGCCGGATCATCAGCCTGGCCCGGGAGGAGGGGCTGCGCTGGCGGGAGATGGCCCTGGTGGTGCGGGACCTGGAGCTGTACCACGATCTTGTCGCCACCGTGTTTGCGGACCACGGCATCCCCTGCTTCATCGACCGCAAGCGCCCGGTGCTGCACCACCCCCTGGCCCAGCTCGCGCTGGCCGCCTTGGAGGTGGTTACCAGCAACTGGTCGTATGAGGCTGTCTTTCGCTGCCTGAAAACCGACCTCTTTCCCCTCAGCCGGCCGGAGGTGGACCGGCTGGAGAACTACGTCCTCGCCTTCGGGGTACGGGGCGCCACCTGGCAGCGCCCGCAGGACTGGGATTTCCCTGCCCGCGCCGGCGGGGGCAGGAACGCCGGGGCGGCCCCGTGGGAAGGGGTAGACGACCTGCGCCGGCAGGTGGCCGCCTGCCTGGCCCCCCTTACCTCTGCCTGTCGCCGCGGCGAGAAGGTGAGCGCTGCCGCCCTTACGGCGGCCCTCTGGCACTTCCTGGACGGCCTGAAAGTTGGCGAAACCCTGGCGGGATGGGCCAAGGAGGCCGAGGCGCGCGGTGACCTGGCGGCGGCACAGGAACACAGCCAGGTGTGGACCCGCTTCCTGGAGCTACTCGATGAACTGGTTATCGGGCTGGGCGACACGCCGCTTACGCCGGAGGAGTACGGGGAAATCCTGGCCAGCGGCCTGGAGAGCCTGCGCCTGGGCCTCGTGCCCCCGAGCCTGGACCAGGTGCTGGTGGGGGGACTGGAGCGGTCCCGCCACCCCAACGTGCGCGCGGCCTTTGTGCTGGGCGTAAGCGATGGGGTGCTCCCCGGCCGCGTGAGCGAGGACGCCGTCTTCACCGACCGGGAACGGGAGGAGCTCCGGGCGGCCGGCCTGGAACTGGCGCCTACCAGCCGGCAGCGCCAACTCCACGAGCAGTACCTGACCTACATTGCCCTCACCCGCGCCGGCGAACGTCTCTGGGTGAGTTTTCCCTTGGCCGACGAGGAGGGGCGGGCCTTGGCCCCGTCACGGATCATCACCCGCTTGCGTGAACTTTTCCCCGCCGCGCTGGAAACGTATGCTGCTTCCGAGCCGAGCGGCGCAGTGGCGGAAGACCTGGCCTTTCTTACTTCGCCGGCGCGCGCTGCCGCTTATTTGGCGGGGCAGCTCCGCCTCGCCCGGGCCGGCCGGCCCCTGAGCCCGCTGTGGCGGGCGGTGCAGCGCCATCTCCTGGCCGCGCCGGCCCTCAGGGCCCTGGCGGAAAAGGCCACCGCCGGCCTGAATCACCGGAACCAGGTAGGGCCGCTCCCGGCATCCCTGGCGCGCCGGCTCTACGGCAGCCCTCTGCGCACCAGCGTCACACGGTTGGAAGAGTTTGCCAGCTGCCCCTTCAGCCACTTCGCCGTGCACGGCCTGCGGCTGGCCGAGCGGGCGGAGTTCGGCCTGGACCTGCCTTCCCTGGGACTTTTCACCCACGGCATCCTGCGCGCTGTCACCGGGCGGCTCCTTTCGGCAGGACGCGACTTTGCCTCGCTGAGCGGCGAAGAGGCGGCGGCCTTGGTGGCGTCTGAGGTGGAAAGGGCGCTGCCGGCTTTTGCCGGTGGGGTCCTCGTAAGCTCACCGCGTTACATCTACCTGGCCCGGCGCCTCACCCGTCTCCTGAGCGGAGCGGTGGAGATCCTGGCGGAACAGGCCCGCCGCGGCGCCTTCCGCACCCGGGCGGCGGAGCTCAAGTTCGGCCTGCCGGGCGCGGCGCCCGGGCTTACCTTCATCCTGCCGGACGGAGAGCAGTTCGCCCTGGTCGGGCAGATCGATCGCCTCGATGTAGCCGCGGTGGAAGGGCGCACCTACATAAGGATTGTGGACTATAAGAGCAGCCCCCGGCGGCTGGCGCTCGCCGAGGTGTACCACGGCCTTTCCCTGCAGCTTTTGGTCTACCTCCTGGCCGCGCTGGCGCTGGGGGCGGACCTGGGGCTTAAGGAGCCGGTGCCGGCGGGCGTTTTTTACTTCACCCTGGGCGAGCGCTTCCTGCGTACGCGGGGGCCCCTGCCGCCGCAGGAGGCGGCGGCCCGGCTCCTTAAGGAGTTCCGGTTGGAGGGCCTGGTGCGGGGCGAGGCCGAGGCGGTAAAGCTGCTGGATAAGGGAGCCGCCGCCGGCGAGGCGGCGGTGGTGGCGGCGGCGCTCAAAAAGGACGGGACCCCGCGGCAGCAGGCCGGTACGGTGCCGGCGGCCGGCTTTGACACCCTCCTCGCGTTCGTGCGCTGCAAGGTGACAGAGCTGGCGGCGAGGGCGCTGGCCGGGGAGGTGGCGGCCGCGCCGGCGAAGCAGGGCAACGCTACTGCCTGCCAGTGCTGCGGCCTGCATGCGGCCTGCGGCTTCGATCCGCTTTTGGCGGGAAATTCGTACCGGCTCCTCTCCCGCCTCCAGCCGGAGCAGCTGTGGCGGCGTCTCGAGGCGGCGGTGAAGGAGGGGGAGCAGGCGTGACGGCAAACCAAAACCGCTGGACCGAGGAACAGCGACAGGCCATCGGCGCCGCGCCGGGCAACATTCTGGTGGCGGCGGCGGCCGGTGCCGGTAAGACGGCGGTACTGGTGGAGCGGGTCATCCGGCGCGTGCTGGATCCGGCGCGGCCCGTGGACATCGACCGGCTGCTGGTGGTGACCTTCACCGAGGCCGCGGCCGCCGAGATGCGCCAGCGCATCGGCCGCGCCCTGGAAGCGGCCCTGGCTGCGGACCCGGGCAGCGCCTACCTCCAGCGACAGCTGGCCCTTTTGGGGCGGGCGGCCATCTCCACCCTGCACTCCTTTTGCCTTAAGGCGGTGCGGCGCTACTTCTACCAGCTGGAGCTGGACCCGGGCTTTAAAGTAATGGACGAGGCCGAGGCGGATCTTGTGGCGCACGAGGTGCTGGACGAACTCTGGGAGGAGGAGTATGCGCGCGAGGTGGACGCCCCCGGCCCCTTTGCCCACCTCCTCGATTGCTACAGCAGTGCCGGGAGCGACGACGAGCTGAAGGACCTGCTGCTCAAGCTCCACGCCTTCAGCCGCAGCCAACCCTGGCCCGAGCACTGGCTCCGGGAGGCGGCGGCGTCCTTCAGCCTGCCGCCGGACGCGGAACTTACGGCCACACCCTGGGCGCGGCCGCTCCGGGAGTATGCCGCCCGGCAGCTGGAGCAGGCGGCCCTGTGCCTGGAACGGGCCGCCGTCCTGGCCGCCCGGCCGGGCGGTCCCGAGCCGTACCTGGCCGTGCTCAACGCTGAACAAAGTGCCATCCAGGCGCTGGCCGGGGAGGCGCGTGCCGGCACCTGGGAGGAGCTCCGGGCCGGCCTGGCCTACAGCTTTGACCGCCTGCCCTCCGTGCGCCGGGAGGAAGTGGACCCGGAGCTGAAAAAGCAGGTCACCGACCTGCGCGACGCGGCAAAGAAGATCCTGAAGGACCTGCGCGAGGACGTCTTCGGCCGCCCGCCGGCCGACCTGCTGGCCGAGCTGACCCATGTGGCACCGGCTGTGCGCACCCTGGTAGAACTGGCGCTAGCCTTCGGCCGCCGCTACCAAGCGGCCAAGCACGCCCGCGGGCGGCTGGACTTTGCCGACCTGGAGCACTACGCCCTGCGCCTCCTTTTGGCGGCGGAGGCCGCGCCGGGGGAGCTTAAGCCGTCCGCGCTGGCCCGGGAGCTTACGGCAGAGTATGCCGAGGTGTTCGTTGACGAGTACCAAGACATCAACCCGGTGCAGGATGCCGTTTTAAGCCTCATCTCTGGCCAGGACACGCCGCGGCCGCACCTCTTCCAGGTGGGCGATGTCAAGCAGAGCATCTACCGCTTTCGCCTGGCGGAGCCGCGGCTCTTTCTGGCCAAGTACCACGGGTACCCTACCGCTGCGGGCGGCCGGGAGCGCCGGATCAGCTTGCGGGCCAACTTCCGGAGCCGCGCGGAGGTGATCGCCGCAGTCAACTTTATCTTTCGCCAGCTGTTTACGCCGGCGGTGGGGGGCCTCACCTACGATGCGGAGGCCGAGCTGGTGGCCGGGGCGCGTTACCCTGACCCGCCGGCGGGCGGCGCCAGCGCTGCTGCCCCGGTGGAGGTACACCTGATTGAGCGGCAGGTGCCCGAGGTAGAGGTAAACGAAAAGGAAGAAGACGCCGCCGCCTCGCTCGATCTGAGCGCCCTGGAGAAAGAGGCCTTGGTGATCGGCCGACGTATCCAGGCCATGGTCCGCGGGACACCGGAGCGGCCCGGCCCCGCCTTCCAGGTGTGGGACAAGGCGGCCCAAAGCTACCGCCCCGTCACCTACCGGGACATCGTTATTCTCCTGCGCACGGTACAGGGACGGGCAGCTACAATCTTGGAAGTCCTGCGGGAGTTGGAGATCCCGGCTTATGCCGACCTGGCCAGCGGCTACTTC
Coding sequences:
- the addA gene encoding helicase-exonuclease AddAB subunit AddA translates to MTANQNRWTEEQRQAIGAAPGNILVAAAAGAGKTAVLVERVIRRVLDPARPVDIDRLLVVTFTEAAAAEMRQRIGRALEAALAADPGSAYLQRQLALLGRAAISTLHSFCLKAVRRYFYQLELDPGFKVMDEAEADLVAHEVLDELWEEEYAREVDAPGPFAHLLDCYSSAGSDDELKDLLLKLHAFSRSQPWPEHWLREAAASFSLPPDAELTATPWARPLREYAARQLEQAALCLERAAVLAARPGGPEPYLAVLNAEQSAIQALAGEARAGTWEELRAGLAYSFDRLPSVRREEVDPELKKQVTDLRDAAKKILKDLREDVFGRPPADLLAELTHVAPAVRTLVELALAFGRRYQAAKHARGRLDFADLEHYALRLLLAAEAAPGELKPSALARELTAEYAEVFVDEYQDINPVQDAVLSLISGQDTPRPHLFQVGDVKQSIYRFRLAEPRLFLAKYHGYPTAAGGRERRISLRANFRSRAEVIAAVNFIFRQLFTPAVGGLTYDAEAELVAGARYPDPPAGGASAAAPVEVHLIERQVPEVEVNEKEEDAAASLDLSALEKEALVIGRRIQAMVRGTPERPGPAFQVWDKAAQSYRPVTYRDIVILLRTVQGRAATILEVLRELEIPAYADLASGYFDAPEVATLVSLLEIIDNPYQDIPLAAVLRSPLVGLSAEELAAVRLAAPEGEFSAAVWAAAAGSAPEGCGAALTEKLAHFRAQLEEWRTAARRGTLAELIWRIYRETGYLAYVAGLPAGAQRQANLRALYDRARQFESFGRPGLFRFLRFLKRLKEQEGDLGTARALGENENVVRVMSIHKSKGLEFPVVFVADLGKQFNLDDLKGDILLHRDLGLGPLVVDLDLRLKYPSLAYRAIQVVGREETLAEELRILYVALTRARERLVLVGSAPNLDARCRHWAQAAGGPGWELAPGDILGARTYLDWLGPALARHPAGEVLRAGLPVQAPDPAVAADPSRWELHLYPAAEVAALAEPGSPADSNEPGAAQVSAPGEPEDPELAEAVRARLTWRYPQAATGGLAAKVSVSELKQRALLGAGREEEEAPGRRLYPVRPAERPRFAGGSGELAGAARGSAAHLVLQHLDLSGDLSPAGIEAQVAKLTEREFLNPEEAAGVDAAALAAFFAGPLGRRLTSRPAAVRREVPFSLRLPAGEVYPAAALTPTEATEPILVQGIIDCLVAEPEGWLLLDFKTDTVPPAVLAARLPGYQKQVELYVRAVTAWSRRPVSEAYLYFLAAGRAVRVFPTPE
- the addB gene encoding helicase-exonuclease AddAB subunit AddB, translating into MGDKASVRFILGRAGAGKTYTCLKAIEGELLRAGEDGPPLILLVPEQAAFQMEYELLARGQIAATARAQVLSFRRLARRVLGEVGGGARPWLGELGKRMVLRALIQRHRGELRLFAKSAATAGFTERLAGTLAELKLYNISPEMLGRRLAALTAAGMGESPLAGKLHDLALLYRELEDFLAPRYTDPEGYLTFLAARLPQAPSLQQARVWVDGFSGFTPEEFQVLAALLQTAARVEVTLCLDAGELNRPLVETDLFHPTRETYVKLRDLAVAAGARLEPPLVLDDPQALPPRFAHARELAHLERCFFRYPTAAWSRPAPGLSLVAAANRRTEVEAAARRIISLAREEGLRWREMALVVRDLELYHDLVATVFADHGIPCFIDRKRPVLHHPLAQLALAALEVVTSNWSYEAVFRCLKTDLFPLSRPEVDRLENYVLAFGVRGATWQRPQDWDFPARAGGGRNAGAAPWEGVDDLRRQVAACLAPLTSACRRGEKVSAAALTAALWHFLDGLKVGETLAGWAKEAEARGDLAAAQEHSQVWTRFLELLDELVIGLGDTPLTPEEYGEILASGLESLRLGLVPPSLDQVLVGGLERSRHPNVRAAFVLGVSDGVLPGRVSEDAVFTDREREELRAAGLELAPTSRQRQLHEQYLTYIALTRAGERLWVSFPLADEEGRALAPSRIITRLRELFPAALETYAASEPSGAVAEDLAFLTSPARAAAYLAGQLRLARAGRPLSPLWRAVQRHLLAAPALRALAEKATAGLNHRNQVGPLPASLARRLYGSPLRTSVTRLEEFASCPFSHFAVHGLRLAERAEFGLDLPSLGLFTHGILRAVTGRLLSAGRDFASLSGEEAAALVASEVERALPAFAGGVLVSSPRYIYLARRLTRLLSGAVEILAEQARRGAFRTRAAELKFGLPGAAPGLTFILPDGEQFALVGQIDRLDVAAVEGRTYIRIVDYKSSPRRLALAEVYHGLSLQLLVYLLAALALGADLGLKEPVPAGVFYFTLGERFLRTRGPLPPQEAAARLLKEFRLEGLVRGEAEAVKLLDKGAAAGEAAVVAAALKKDGTPRQQAGTVPAAGFDTLLAFVRCKVTELAARALAGEVAAAPAKQGNATACQCCGLHAACGFDPLLAGNSYRLLSRLQPEQLWRRLEAAVKEGEQA
- the sfsA gene encoding DNA/RNA nuclease SfsA, whose product is MPEIAEPLPPLQRGRLVARPNRFLARVELGDAAVEAHVPDPGRLEELLLPGAAVYVAAAGAPGRRTAYDLRLVEGPAGLVSVDSRVPNRLVARALAAGAWPAFAAYSSVKAEPRSRHGRFDFLLRGAGLPDCFIEVKGCTLVKEGTALFPDAPTARGARHLRDLAALALSGSRAAALFIVQRADARCFRPHARLDPEFAAACWEASTAGVELRAFRCSVTRAAITLIEEIPVVLGRAQ